The following proteins are encoded in a genomic region of Dokdonia donghaensis DSW-1:
- a CDS encoding M23 family metallopeptidase has protein sequence MNYYRLYITLFLSLALFSCGEKQDATSTPIDQTLETEPEVIKEYGYVLDDYVVERDTVQSGDSFGKILFDSNVDYATIQEISDSVKNVFDTRRIRVGKPYMLLKSKDTLEAAQVFIYEQNKEDYVVVDFEDDVTAAAKKHPVTIVEREVSGVISSNLSSTFDDLGASVLVSIKMADIYAWTIDFNKLDVGDRFKVIYDERYVNDTVPAGVGNIKACVFEHRGREIYAYRFENDSLPGGYDYFDQNAENLRRAFLKSPLKYGRLSSRYNLKRRIKYYGYRVRPHKGTDFAAPIGTPILATADGVVTKSERRGGNGNYVKIRHNGTYDTQYLHMKKRLAKVGQSVRQGDVIGTIGMTGNSGGPHVCYRFWKNGKQVDPFAEDLPASEPMAEELLPVFDSIKRPLQLQLDNLPFMTEAEDDITEEQEATEALQ, from the coding sequence GTGAATTATTATCGCCTCTACATTACACTATTTTTAAGCCTTGCCCTATTCTCTTGTGGAGAGAAGCAAGATGCTACTTCAACACCTATAGATCAAACTCTAGAAACCGAACCAGAAGTGATCAAAGAGTACGGTTACGTACTTGATGATTATGTGGTAGAGAGGGATACTGTGCAGTCTGGAGACAGTTTTGGTAAAATACTCTTCGACTCAAATGTAGATTATGCCACGATTCAAGAAATATCTGATAGTGTAAAAAATGTGTTTGACACACGTCGTATACGTGTAGGCAAGCCGTATATGTTGCTTAAATCTAAAGACACTCTAGAGGCAGCTCAGGTCTTTATTTATGAGCAAAATAAAGAGGATTATGTGGTTGTAGATTTTGAAGATGATGTTACTGCTGCTGCAAAAAAGCACCCGGTTACTATCGTAGAGCGCGAAGTTTCTGGAGTAATAAGTAGCAACCTCTCATCTACTTTTGACGATCTAGGAGCTAGTGTTTTAGTAAGTATTAAAATGGCAGATATTTATGCCTGGACTATAGACTTTAATAAACTAGATGTAGGTGACCGTTTTAAAGTGATTTATGATGAGCGATATGTAAATGACACTGTACCTGCAGGAGTCGGAAATATAAAGGCTTGCGTGTTTGAACATAGAGGAAGAGAGATTTATGCCTATAGATTTGAAAACGACTCACTGCCTGGAGGTTATGACTATTTTGATCAAAATGCCGAAAATTTAAGAAGAGCCTTTCTTAAAAGTCCGCTCAAGTATGGGAGATTGTCATCTAGATATAACTTAAAGAGAAGGATAAAATATTACGGTTACAGAGTAAGACCTCACAAAGGAACAGACTTTGCCGCTCCCATAGGTACCCCTATTCTAGCTACGGCAGATGGTGTGGTGACCAAGTCAGAAAGACGTGGCGGTAATGGTAACTATGTAAAAATACGTCACAATGGTACGTATGACACGCAGTACTTGCATATGAAAAAACGCCTAGCAAAAGTAGGCCAGAGTGTAAGACAGGGCGATGTAATAGGTACTATAGGGATGACTGGTAACTCAGGAGGACCTCACGTATGTTATAGATTCTGGAAAAACGGTAAACAAGTAGATCCTTTTGCAGAAGACCTCCCAGCCTCAGAACCTATGGCAGAGGAGCTGCTACCAGTTTTTGACAGTATAAAGAGGCCATTACAATTACAGCTAGACAATCTTCCTTTTATGACAGAAGCTGAAGATGATATTACAGAAGAGCAAGAAGCTACAGAGGCTTTACAATAA
- a CDS encoding tryptophan 2,3-dioxygenase family protein — MKKTIQPDIEKIINQLDDKYEKIDQDLDDHLEGLLQSKPITYWDYIHTDALLSLQIPRTNFPDENVFVMYHQVNELLFKMILWEIEQVAHHPDLTVDFFSSRLDRISRYFDMLTSSFSIMQEGMEIEQYMKFRKTLTPASGFQSAQYRKIEFASTDLINLIDVRFRESIDRNTPYEHALEHLYWQAAGKDYNTGKKSYLLSAFEAKYKNDFVAFTKEYNTINLYARFKSLPKEAREDKKLLDAMRHYDYTVNVTWVMSHYHAANHYLNNGKKVVEATGGSEWTKYMHPKYQRRIFFPDVWSEEELANWGKDV, encoded by the coding sequence ATGAAGAAAACCATACAGCCAGATATCGAAAAAATCATCAATCAGCTTGATGATAAGTATGAAAAAATAGATCAAGATCTAGACGATCACCTTGAGGGCTTGTTACAAAGTAAACCCATTACTTACTGGGATTATATCCATACAGATGCACTCTTAAGTTTACAGATACCGCGCACAAACTTTCCAGATGAGAATGTATTTGTGATGTACCATCAGGTTAACGAGCTTTTGTTTAAAATGATACTATGGGAGATAGAGCAGGTTGCTCATCACCCAGATCTTACGGTAGATTTTTTTAGCTCTCGTTTGGATCGTATAAGTCGTTATTTTGATATGCTCACCAGTTCTTTTAGTATAATGCAAGAAGGAATGGAAATAGAGCAGTATATGAAGTTTAGAAAAACACTTACACCAGCAAGTGGTTTTCAAAGCGCGCAGTACAGAAAGATCGAGTTTGCAAGTACAGATTTAATAAACCTTATAGATGTCCGCTTTCGCGAAAGCATAGATCGCAATACTCCTTACGAGCACGCGTTAGAACATTTGTACTGGCAAGCAGCCGGAAAAGATTACAACACGGGTAAAAAGTCATATTTACTCTCTGCCTTTGAAGCAAAATATAAAAACGACTTTGTCGCCTTTACAAAAGAATATAATACCATAAATTTGTACGCTCGCTTTAAAAGCTTGCCTAAGGAAGCTCGTGAAGATAAGAAGCTGCTGGATGCAATGCGCCATTATGATTATACAGTAAATGTAACCTGGGTGATGTCACACTATCACGCAGCAAATCATTACCTCAATAATGGTAAAAAAGTTGTAGAAGCAACAGGCGGCAGTGAATGGACCAAATATATGCACCCTAAGTACCAGCGTCGCATTTTCTTTCCAGATGTCTGGAGTGAAGAAGAGCTTGCAAACTGGGGAAAGGACGTTTAA